In bacterium, the genomic window CAGCCGACTGACGGACGAAGCGGCGCACCGCGGTCGAGAAGGTAAAGTGGACTCCACAGCTTGGGCAGATGAAAACGAAGCTCCAACGCGACCTTCTGAAGGTGCCGTTCAGGTCTTCGAATAGCGCATTAAGCTCCTTGGCGCGGAGATCGCTGACCTTGAGACTTTTCTCCTCGTGACCTAGCCGCAGATAGCTAGCTATATCGTAGCGGATTTTGTCCCAGCCACGGCAACCTTCGGCTTGGCGTGGACAGCTGATACGGCCGTCCATCAGAAGACCTGCCTCATCGTACTTTGCGTGTAGGGTCAGAATAAACTCAAGCATGATTCTCCTTCTTCCTCCACCGATCAGGTGGGCTGAGTCAGTCGTTGCCTGACGGTGTTGTGCTCAAGGATCGCTCAAGCGTACGGATCTCATGGCGTTGCGCCAGTATTGTTCGGCCGACTCGGTACAAGGACCGATTTCCTTGCTCGTGGATCTCATCGAGGCGGACTTTGACAAGCCCGTTTGGAGACAGTTCCCGGATCGTGGCACGTGCAACCAGGTGATACTCACCAGTGCCTCCGACAAACTTGATTCGGTCTCCAACCTTCATGGAAAAGCTCAACCGAGCTTGTTCAAGAACGTACTCCTTTAGCCCTTCAAGTTGTGTTGGTTGTCTCAGTCCCCTTGAGACGACACAATAAATGAGAGCGAAGGGTGTTAGTGCCGCTGCCATTGAACTACCAAAGAAGATGGTGGGTATGGCTAGAGGCGTAGGTATGGCCGGACCATGCTTGTCAGGCCTCATTAGCTCCCCTACCTTTTCTGGGCGAAAGATAAGGAGGTGGATAGTCAGGCCCATACCTCCCAGAGCTGACAGAGCGAGATAGACTTTTGCTGCTCGGGCCAAAAGCCTTTTCAAGAGATCACCTCCATAGTTTCTTCCGATGATACTACTCCCGTTTCAGTTAGGAGTATTATACGTCGAGCTAGCAAACAAGAGTTATAATGAGAGCAACGAAGAGTGAGAAAGGAAGAAAGCAGTGAACGTGTGGATTGTGACCCAGGGACGAGGTGCAAGACGGTTCATCGAAAGATTGGCTGCTGATGAAAGCATTCACGTCAATCCAGCGATGGAAAGAAAGGGCTTGGAGACGATTCTCAAAGACCCAAAGCTCTGTGCTGAGATGGACGCGCTCATCATTCATGGCGATGTGCTTGTGAGGGCAACTTGGGTTGATCCAGAACTGATCGGTCAGTTGAAACTCCTCTCTTTTTGGAAAGAGAAGGTCGAGGTGATCCTCTTTTTCACCAACAAACGTACTGAGTCAAGTCTGCGCCGTTTCGCGTCAGGCTTTCGTTTTGTTGCCCATCCGGCTGATCCAGGTGATCTCTACGAGCAAGTGAAAGCACTCGCGGTGCGGAGCTGAAAGAAGGAGAAGAAGAACCATGGTCAAGACCGCGACGAAAAAGCCTGTTGGGAAGAAAGCCCGCAAGGCAGTCTCTCGGGTAGCGGGAAGAAAGATCCGTGTCCAGCGCAAGCCGAAGGTCTACCTGAACGTAGGCATTGAGGTTTTCTCCGAGGAAGACGGGAGCTTGGTGAGAGCGGCTCTTCCAAAACCAGTTCCCGAGGTTTTAGCTGCAGGCAAGATTCTTCGTAGAGCCAAACAATATGCAAAGAAGCTCTGCAAGGAAAGAGGACGCACCTTCGCTAAGGTAGGCATCAGGTACATCACGCCAGTGTCCAGTCCTTCAGGAATTGTGCGCAGTCCTCGTTCCCACAAGGGTGGTCCCTGATCACCCTTCCCCCTCCCTTTAATTTAAGTACGGGTTTAGTCGTTGAGGATTTTAAAAAGCCTTTCCCTTTCTTCTTTCGGTAGATCTAAATAGAGGGGTGTGCGGTGCTTGTCGATTTTCTCATAAATCTCATCTCCGAGTTCTCTGGGAATGATATGAAAGTGAAGGTGGTTGACGTGGATGCGGCTTTCGGCCATGTAAGGTTTAAAATTTTGACGTATCTCAGTCCCACTTGCCAATTTATCAAGAATTCTCTCTTGAAAGAGAGACAAAAAGTCTAGAATCTCACTTTTCTCTTTTTCCGAAAGTTCAATGAGTTTTTCAATGTGTCTCTTGGGGATGACCAGGAGGTGTCCGGGAGCGACGCGGGGGTTGCTGAAAATCACGTAGGAGAATTCCCCTTCTTTCAAAGTCCGGCTTTGGGTTTCTGGACTACAAAAAGGACAAATAATCATTTGGGTAAATAATAACGGAACTGGAGGTAAATGTCATTCTGAGCGCTTAGCGAAGAATCTAAAAGAGATCTTTCACGGAGCCTGCACTTGAGACTCTTCACTTCGTTCAGAGTGACAGAGTCGAAGTGTTCAGGATGACAACTTGGGTTTCTAGGTAATAAAAGAAGGTGAGGGTGAGGTTGCCGCCTTGAGAAATGATTCTTGGTGGCAACCCCAGTTTGTCTCTCCGCTCCTGATACCAGCTAAGTTCAGGTTACCTCGAAAGGTGCCCGACTGCGGTTAACTCCGCGATGACAGGAACGGAGGAGACGGCGGGTGGTTGTGGCAGCGTGTCAGTGCAGAACCTTGCGGTCACTTTTGCTCATAGGTAGGGTCACCGTGAGGCGTCTGCGAACACAACCACCCTAAGACGAACGGAAGGATCCCTCTCCCGCTATCCTCCTTGCGATCCACTTCTCCTTCTCAGCACTTGGGCCGACTGCGTTTACCGGCCTTACTGAAACGCTTGAGCGTCCCGATCACCGGATCTTCGGCTTCTTCCGTGTTGAAGATGATGCGGCACTTCCTGCAGTAGGTGTCGGATACATTGAACGGGTCGCTAAACATCCGTAGACCTGCCAGTAAGTCGCTGACTGCCTGCGGTAGAGAAAAGACTCGGACGTGAATTGCCAAGTCGTGTTTCCCTCTATCGACTGGACAGGGCCAGTCCGGAAGTTTGGCCATCCGTTGTTGAAGAGCCTTGCCGACTTCTCCGGTCGGGGTGATGTTTGTATCCCCACCCATTCCCCGGTTCAGCTTGGTTGCTAAAACCATGATCCTTCCTCTCCTTCTAACTACCGTTGATTAAAAAGATTATACTGCGAGATCGCAAACAATGTGGATATTTAAAAAAGCTTAAATTTTGCCATGAAAAAGCCCGATGATCAGTGGTTGCTCACGTTGCAACTTGATCGATCGGGCTCCGCGCTTTTGGAATGAGGTGCGCGTTTTCCTCTTTTGTCTCTCTATTTGGCCGAGGTCACCTGTAGGTGATCTGGTTCTTCCATGACTTCGAGTAGGATGGCGACTTTCCGGTGAGGTCGATCAGAGATCGTGTACTCTTGCGAGACACAACCCCAATAATCGGAAACTCCGTCCGGAATTGCCAGGAAGTTGTCCGTATCGAAGTGGTAGGTCGCACTGTCTCTTTGGAAGGCAAGAGGGTTGCCCTTCAAGTCGAGCTTGAAGCACCAGAGGCCGAACTCGTGGTAGGAGCGGTACTCTTCCTCGAGGCGGGTTTTGTTGGCTAGATAGGTCTCCCACTCCTTCTCCGCTGCTTCTTGCACTCGGCGCTCGGCTAGGGCTTCTTCGCTTGCTCGCCGGGCCTTTTCTCTCGCTTCGTCTTCCCGTCGAGCTTCTTCAGTACGGCGTGTGGCCCTACGCTCTTTGAGGTGAGCATAGTTCTGGAGCTTGCCCTCGATCGCCTCGAGACTTTCAAAGATCTCCTTCTCAAAGAAAGTCTCGTTCAGCTGAATCTCGAGGTGAATAAGTTGGGAGCGGGTGCGCGTTATTTCCGTTTGGGAAGCGTTCCAGCTTTCCCAGTCAGTACGCAGTTCCCTCTCAATCTCGAGGTGTTCGTCCTTGAGTTCTCGGATCCGCTGTCGAAGCTTTTCGACGATAGGGACAGCTTTCTCTGCTCGGCTCGGATCCCACAGAGGAGATCTTGGGTCGAGACAGATGCTGCCCCAACGTGTTAAAGCTTGCTCCCCGACGAAGTCGGAGACTCGCAGAAAGAGCTCTTTGTCCTCGGTTTCTGCCACACTGGTTGCTTCTCCGAGAGCTTCAAGATAGAAAGTCTCGAGTCGGGTGGGGAGGGGAGTCGAAATTACTCCTCCACTACGGCGGTTGATCAGCTCCAGCTCCCTGAGAATGATACGGTTGTGCTCTTGACAAGGGTGGAGGTTTTGGTAACCGGCCAGATCGCGAGCAAAGCGTGCGACCACCTCTGGTCCTTGCGCTCGAGCTTCGCGACTCGTGATCGCCGTGCCGCGGAAATAGAGACTTTCCGTCACCACGTAGGCCTGATGCTGAGCCGACCAGTAAGGGTCGCCCTCAGACTTAGCGCGAATCATGTGCGGAGCGATCTCAACAATCCAGTCCGGCTTGATCGCTGTGTTGTTGCGGGCGTAGGTCTTTGCTCCCCGCTTGCCGATGGACTCAACCACATTTTCGCAAACCAGAAGGTTTGGTCCGAAGTGGAAGAGGACGCTGCCGGGGTGAATGAAGACACTGCCACGCTTGGCCATGCGGTAAGCGTAGTTCCAGTCTGCCTTGGCGATGTTCTGGATCAGTCCAGCGGCGATCGCCTTGCAGATTTTGTCGGCAACTGCCCTTTCTTCGTCAGTGCGGTCGCGGTTTTCGAGAAAACCGAGGCGGCTGAATTGGATTGGGCTGCGGTCGATGACCTCCAGCAACTGGTCACGGATGTTGATGATCTCGTCCAGTGATCGGCTGTTGAGGAAGTTTGCTTCCGCCACTTGCCGATTGCGCCCTTCCCGTTCGTACCAGTAGATGGCGTTGAGACGGGTGAGCAGATCGCTGCGCGGGTGAAGGAACTTTCTTTGGGACTCTTTCGCCTCGTACTTCTTATCGTCTTGGGGACGGAAGAAGATTTCTTTGGCGGAAAGGGCGGCGGCAATGGTGACGATTTCCTCGACACAACCGTAGTCCTCCGCTGCCAAAATCATGCGGCCGATACGCGGTTCCAAAGGAAGATCGAGCAGGCGCTCCCCGATTTCGGTAAGCGTCCTTTCCGAGGTGATCGCCTCGAAGTCGGTCAAAGCCTCCAGTGCGTGCTGGATGTTTTCCCAACTTGGGTTGTCGACGAACTCGAAATCCTCCGGCCGCGTGATTCTCAGACCGAGCATCCGCAAGACGACTCCAGAGAGATCCGTCCTTTGGATCTCTGGCTCGGTAAAGTCGGGTCGTTGGTAGTCAAATTCTTCCTCGCGAAAGAGTCGCCAACACACTCCCGGTTGCGTCCGTCCAGCTCGGCCAGCTCGTTGCGCCAGCCCAGCTTTGCTGTGCTTGCGCGGCTTGAGCGAGCCGATACCAGTGATTGGATCGAAGTTGGTCTGGTTGATCAGACCAGAATCGAGGACGTAGACGACGCCATCAATGGTGATTGAGGTTTCGGCCACGTTGGTCGCGACGATGACCTTGCGGACATTCGCCGGTTCCAAAATGCGCCGTTGTTCCTCCACTGACATCTCACCATGAGCTGGAAGACACACTAGCCCGGAAAGTTCCAATCGACCAATCAACTCGATGACTCGGTTGATCTGAGCCTTGCTCGTCATGAAGACGAGGATGTCCCCGGCTTTGCCCGAGCGGTGGATTTCCGCCACCTTGAGCGCGGCCAGGCCTTCGGGTAGAAACTCGTAGCCGAACTTGTCGCGGGCGTTGCTGCTGAAGCTTTGATCAATGTAATTGACCGAGACCTCATACATACGACCCTCGACGTTGAGAACGGGTGCCCTGTTGAAAAAGTCCGAAAACTTTTCCGCATCGATGGTCGCCGACATGACGACGACGCGCAGCTCTGGACGTACTACCAAGGCCCTTTTGACTAGGCCGAGACAGAAGTCGGTGTTGAGACTGCGCTCATGACATTCGTCCAGCACCAAGACGTTGTAGGCGCTGAAGTTTGGGTCGTTGCGGGCCTCTTGAAGAAGGATGCCGTCGGTCATGAATTTGACCAGGGTTCCCTCTGCGGTGCGGTCGTCGAAGCGAATCTTGTAGCCGACATCTTCACCGACTCGGGTTCCCAGCTGTCCGGCGACATATTCGGCTACTGAAGTAGCGGCCAGACGACGGGGTTGGGTGACTCCGATTTTGGTGAAGCCGTCCCCCACCAAGTAGAGTGGAGTTTGAGTGGTCTTACCGCTGCCGGTTTCGCCGACGATGATGACCACCTGATTGTTTTTCACCGCCTCGATGATCTTGTGGCGGTGAGCTGCAATGGGTAAATCAGTGCGTCCTAGCACGTGCACACCCTTTCTACACTGCTTTCTTCTAGGTTTCGTTTGTCAACACAAGCAGAGTCCCCTTTCGGGAAGACCCACCCTGCCTGGTCCAGATTTGGCTGGACTTGCGCGCCATTTTGTCGGCGAGCCATTCTTGTCGAGCAGGGTTGCTCGGTTGCCTCTCGATTCTTTTAGAAAGAGAGCAAAAAGGTTGGCGTTGCTAAGTCATCACTTCACTCCTTGACTATTCGTTGGTTGATTTCCTCAACTTGAGGTAGCTACCTACTTTTTATGAAAAATAGACAATTACCTCAAGAGAGGAGTTTTTCAAAGTGCGAGTTTTCTAGCCACAATTTTAGCACAAATTTAAAATAAAGTAAAGACTATAAGCCACTTTGTGGCTTGCGTAGTTACACAACTAAAGCTGCTTCTTGGCTTGTATTAACTTGGCTAACTAAGGACCTTCTATAGTCTGTCTCTTTGCTTGAAGTTGGGTCAGGTTTGGGGGATAATTGGAATCTATGGAAACTGCAACTCTGGCAGGCGGGTGTTTTTGGTGCACCGAGGCTATTTTCAAAAGGCTCAAAGGAGTGGAAAAAATTATTCCGGGCTATTCTGGTGGTAGCGTGGGCCGGCCCACCTACTATAATGTATCTGAAGGCAGGAGCGGGCACGCTGAGGCAATCCAGATAGAATTCGATCCGAAGGTTATCACCTACGAGAAACTGCTTGAAGTTTTTTTCAAACTTCACGATCCCACTACTCTCAACCAACAAGGTAACGATGTTGGGACTCAATACCGCTCGGTGATTTTTTATCACGATGAAAGGCAAAAAACAGCGGCGGAGAAAATAAAAAAACAAATTGAGAAAGAGAAGATCTATTCTAAACCCCTTGTCACTGAGGTTGTCGCCTTTGAAAAATTCTTCAAAGCTGAGGATTACCACTTGGACTACTACGCCAAAAATCCTGAGCAGCCCTACTGTCGAGTCATCATCGATCCGAAGATAACGAAGCTGTATAAACTTTTCGCTCCCGAAATCAAAGAGAAGCAAAATTAGAGGGTTTTAGGCTTGCGAAAGTTTGCGAAAAGACTGTACTTGTCTTAGAAATTTTTGAGTAAATGGTTAGCCAAGTATAAAGAATTCAAAGATATGGTCAAGGAATGAAAAGTGTCCACCCGTCGGGTGGACACTTACGAGGCAACAAAAAACTAGCCTTCCTCTGTCACCCTCGAGAAATCGAGGATCTAGATTCTCAGTAGAGCGCTACACACTCTGCGCTTGATTACAATCTTCAAGCTGAGAATGACGATTAATAAGCTAGTTGCTTGTCCAAAAGAAACCTTAAAATTAAAAAGACTTCCTTTGGGAAACGGTCTTCCAGGGGGTGGAAAACCGGATCTCTCTTCCTGTCACAAGCGGTTTGGTTCAGGTGGTAGTGCTCGTCCCCAATCCCTTCTCAGTGTGTTGACTGAAGAAACGAACACCTCTACCGAGACTTACCGTCATGATGATCATGAGGGTCAAGCCGCCCAGCCAGTAAAAGGGTAGGTCTGTCGGCTGCTCGTACCGGCCGTGATCCATGGCAGTGTCAACGAGCCATAGCCAGATTGCGATGACGCTGGTAGCAAGAGCCAGGCTCCCCCAGATGAGCCAGAAGCGGATCAGCTGGTTCTTGATTGGCACGAACGATGCACCGAAGACGACCAGAACCAAGAACAACGGCATGTAAGCTACCATGAAAATCCTCTCTTTCCTGAACTGACCTTCCAGTAGTCAATTATACATCTTGATCCACCTTTCCCGTCGTTAGCCGATCCTTGTGAGCAAGAGACCGCCGGAGGCAATTGCTCCAAAGCAGAGCATGAGGACCAGCGAAACTACTGATCCTTTGAGTCTTCCCTCCTCGTTGAACTTGGTAGCCAGGCAGAGACAACTCGAGGCTACCATCAAACTGATCACCAAGATTGTTAGTCCAAGAGCGTTGAGCATCCTCGTTTTCTCCCCAGGATTTCTTGGTTGATCACTGGTACTTGATCTGGTCTTCCCGTTGGAGGTTTGCTCCACACTCGAGACAGCGCACCAAGAGATTTGGGTCGAATTGACCAGGTATGCTCACCCAACTTCCAGTCGGAGTTCTCACCTCAGTGGGATGTTTGCTCCCGTCACCGTGGACGTGAGAAAAAACGATTCTTCCCAGTCCGGGCGCGGACCCGTCGGGGGCGTGATCGATCCAGTATGGTTGCATGTTCCCTCCTTGATCTTGCTGACCAGCTCTAGCAACTGCTAGTGGGGTCTCCCACATTCGGATAAGCGTTTGCCTTTCACACTTGCGGCAGTAGGTGCTAGAGTTATTTTCGCAGGAGCTGCAAACAGCAACAGCAGGAATTAGGACAGAGCCGCAAACTGGACAAAGATCAAGCTCTTGCACAGCAGGTTCTTCCCTGCAGCTACCGCATGGTCCCAAACCAGAGTCAAGGACCAGCGTTTCTTCGAGTTCGTCCCAGAGAACCTCATCACTGTTGTCCCGGTCGATGAGGTCATCATAGTCCTCGCCCATGCTACTGCCTCCTTCGACTAGTTCAAGCGGGTTACTCTCGGATGACGTCGACCTTCTGGGTAGGGTCAAAGTCAACTTGTCCCAGAACCGGTAGTTCAACGCTGACGCTGTCGGTCCTTTTCTCAACCGTGAGAACCTCTCGAGTGCTTCCATCGAGACGGTCAACGATTTGATCCCCCGCTTTGAGTTCAAAAGCCGGGATCGTCTGCTTGGTTTCAGGAAAGGGCATCCTTTTACCTCGATTCTTTAAGCTAGTTTCCCAGTGTGGGCCAGATCCAGCAGAGCTCGATCGAGGCTGGCAAACCAAGAGCCAGGCCGATGGTCAGGGCGAGGCGGTTTCCTTTGTAGTTAAGGTAGCTCACCACCCAGCCGATGATCAGAGCGGCGCTGATGACCCCAATCACAGATATTACCAGCCCGCTCAGGTTCTCGGTTTCGAGTATTGTGTCCAACACGAGGACCGACTCCTTTCGAACTTGAGTTGGATTTCTCTCCAGTTGAGGACATTATACAATAGGTTGCGAAGCAAGAACCTACTATTGTCATCCTGAGTGTTAACGAAGGATCTCTGAGGTTCTAGCGGAATATGAACTTGAGACTCTTCGCCCTGCTAAAAGTGACAAAGCTGGAGTTCAAAACGACAAGGCTAAAGAATCGGAAGGCTATTTGGCTAGTTTTTTCGAAGAGTCCACCATCTGTTTGAGGATTTTAGTAGCAGTTTTACCAGTGGCAAAAAAGGGCTGGTATTTGATGCCAACCTTGATCGGAGTGTAGTGAACACGAACTAGCTCACCCTTATAAAAGGAATAAGTTCCCACTACCCCTTCTTGGGTTTCTGCTGACCAGGTTTGGTCAAAAATAAAATTGCCATGAGCATAGGTGATGAGCTTGCCTTTAGCGCTTGCGCTGGGCAAACCTTTCGGTTGGTAAATTTCCACTCCCTGAACCCAATGGGGGTGGTTGCCGACCACTAGGTCAGCGCCGGAATCAATCATCAGGTGTCCCAGCTCAACTGGGTCATCTGGGGCAATGTTGCCATCTGTCATGGGTAGAGACTCATACTCTTTGCCCCAATGAACGGAGACGACTAGGATATCAACTTTTGGTTTGGCTTTTTTTATTTCAGAGGCCAGGGCAGCTCGATCAATTTTGACCCCGATGCCGTTGTAGGCAAGGAAACCAAAGCTGACTCCTTTGACTTTCTTTCTTCCCAGGTGCCCAAAGCCGGAATACTCAACCTTGGCCCTTTCTAAAATTTCAATCGTTTCGCTGATACCTTCGGAGCCAAAATTGCCAATGTGGTTGTTGGCTAGGCTAGCAACATCGACCCCGGCCCAGACTATTCCTTGTATATGGCGGCTGTCACCGCAGAAAGTAAAACCAGTACTGATCAAAGGACAACCTTTGATGATTGGCGCTTCAAGGTTGATCAAAGTGATGTCCCCTGCTTTGAGAAAAGCGCGGGTCTTTTCCCAGTTGTAGTGAAAATTGCCTGATTTAACCGGTGGATAGTTGGCCCCGCGTGCCGGAATGACATCACCAGTGGCAATCAGGGTAACAATTTTACTTTGGTCAAGATCAGACAAAGAAACAGGTTGCCCCGCAAAAATGTTTTCCAAAGTTAAATCAGGTGGTTTTGGCTCTGCCTTGGTGGCGACTTTAGCCGAACTAGAAGAATCGCTATTTGGGCTCAGCATGGGAGCGGTGGCAGTTTTTTTAAAAACGAAAAAGAAAACCGCTAGAGCAGTAGAAGTTAAAATAATTAAAACCCAGAGGGCAAGGTTACTTTTTCTTCCAGGCAATATCTTGACCATGGTTTTCGGCTCGAGCCAGAACAAAAAGAAGATCAGAAAGGCGATTTAAATAAGCAACTAAAATTGGGTTAATACTGACACTTTCAGAAAGGCTAGAGACTTCTCTTTCTGCTCGCCGACAGATGGTGCGAGCAAGATGGAGACAAGAAGCAGAGGGGGTACCGCCAGGCAGTATAAATGTATGCAGCGGGGGAAGACTTGCGTCAAAGCTATCAATACAAACCTCCAACTCAGTTAGTTTCTCCGCCTTCAACTCAAAATAACCGCCAGAAGCAGAATTCTTCATTTTTTTGGGACTAGAAAGC contains:
- a CDS encoding HIT domain-containing protein; translated protein: MIICPFCSPETQSRTLKEGEFSYVIFSNPRVAPGHLLVIPKRHIEKLIELSEKEKSEILDFLSLFQERILDKLASGTEIRQNFKPYMAESRIHVNHLHFHIIPRELGDEIYEKIDKHRTPLYLDLPKEERERLFKILND
- the msrA gene encoding peptide-methionine (S)-S-oxide reductase MsrA, coding for METATLAGGCFWCTEAIFKRLKGVEKIIPGYSGGSVGRPTYYNVSEGRSGHAEAIQIEFDPKVITYEKLLEVFFKLHDPTTLNQQGNDVGTQYRSVIFYHDERQKTAAEKIKKQIEKEKIYSKPLVTEVVAFEKFFKAEDYHLDYYAKNPEQPYCRVIIDPKITKLYKLFAPEIKEKQN
- a CDS encoding CapA family protein produces the protein MVKILPGRKSNLALWVLIILTSTALAVFFFVFKKTATAPMLSPNSDSSSSAKVATKAEPKPPDLTLENIFAGQPVSLSDLDQSKIVTLIATGDVIPARGANYPPVKSGNFHYNWEKTRAFLKAGDITLINLEAPIIKGCPLISTGFTFCGDSRHIQGIVWAGVDVASLANNHIGNFGSEGISETIEILERAKVEYSGFGHLGRKKVKGVSFGFLAYNGIGVKIDRAALASEIKKAKPKVDILVVSVHWGKEYESLPMTDGNIAPDDPVELGHLMIDSGADLVVGNHPHWVQGVEIYQPKGLPSASAKGKLITYAHGNFIFDQTWSAETQEGVVGTYSFYKGELVRVHYTPIKVGIKYQPFFATGKTATKILKQMVDSSKKLAK
- a CDS encoding cob(I)yrinic acid a,c-diamide adenosyltransferase; its protein translation is MTKKSTIYTKAGDKGQTSLLGGERVKKNHPRVRAYGSVDELSAALGLATSFAKNPEIAKILMKIQNELFNIGAELSSPKKMKNSASGGYFELKAEKLTELEVCIDSFDASLPPLHTFILPGGTPSASCLHLARTICRRAEREVSSLSESVSINPILVAYLNRLSDLLFVLARAENHGQDIAWKKK
- a CDS encoding oligonucleotide/oligosaccharide-binding fold domain-containing protein, giving the protein MLGRTDLPIAAHRHKIIEAVKNNQVVIIVGETGSGKTTQTPLYLVGDGFTKIGVTQPRRLAATSVAEYVAGQLGTRVGEDVGYKIRFDDRTAEGTLVKFMTDGILLQEARNDPNFSAYNVLVLDECHERSLNTDFCLGLVKRALVVRPELRVVVMSATIDAEKFSDFFNRAPVLNVEGRMYEVSVNYIDQSFSSNARDKFGYEFLPEGLAALKVAEIHRSGKAGDILVFMTSKAQINRVIELIGRLELSGLVCLPAHGEMSVEEQRRILEPANVRKVIVATNVAETSITIDGVVYVLDSGLINQTNFDPITGIGSLKPRKHSKAGLAQRAGRAGRTQPGVCWRLFREEEFDYQRPDFTEPEIQRTDLSGVVLRMLGLRITRPEDFEFVDNPSWENIQHALEALTDFEAITSERTLTEIGERLLDLPLEPRIGRMILAAEDYGCVEEIVTIAAALSAKEIFFRPQDDKKYEAKESQRKFLHPRSDLLTRLNAIYWYEREGRNRQVAEANFLNSRSLDEIINIRDQLLEVIDRSPIQFSRLGFLENRDRTDEERAVADKICKAIAAGLIQNIAKADWNYAYRMAKRGSVFIHPGSVLFHFGPNLLVCENVVESIGKRGAKTYARNNTAIKPDWIVEIAPHMIRAKSEGDPYWSAQHQAYVVTESLYFRGTAITSREARAQGPEVVARFARDLAGYQNLHPCQEHNRIILRELELINRRSGGVISTPLPTRLETFYLEALGEATSVAETEDKELFLRVSDFVGEQALTRWGSICLDPRSPLWDPSRAEKAVPIVEKLRQRIRELKDEHLEIERELRTDWESWNASQTEITRTRSQLIHLEIQLNETFFEKEIFESLEAIEGKLQNYAHLKERRATRRTEEARREDEAREKARRASEEALAERRVQEAAEKEWETYLANKTRLEEEYRSYHEFGLWCFKLDLKGNPLAFQRDSATYHFDTDNFLAIPDGVSDYWGCVSQEYTISDRPHRKVAILLEVMEEPDHLQVTSAK